A window from Drosophila subobscura isolate 14011-0131.10 chromosome O, UCBerk_Dsub_1.0, whole genome shotgun sequence encodes these proteins:
- the LOC117898514 gene encoding box A-binding factor isoform X6 has product MFFSNYNNMYLKNYCYSSVYAGPLLTQAANGMQYGMQSPNHAHAHLQQQQHPHQQQHHSHQQQHNPQQQQQQQQQLHQHHNSSSSSPGPVGLATGTTVNGSGLLDDGYGSPKSSHSGGGGGGGSVGGGTLPAFQRIASASSGWAAAGSLRAAGARDVAAATGCCASSGGSNGSSVVSGAERSAGYASLVNYRTQNDAWPGHYEPISYAAATASGVQTQLGSGLGGAGVVTNVIRNGREIFAANAAAAAAVDGAAGRVDPGSYLTASASLSALAAESGGDFYKSYQFNVNASRSKANTPTAIATAVATAGGATANPTATASTAAANATATLEEHVSRANSRRLSASKRAGLSCSNCLTTYTSLWRRNPAGEPVCNACGLYFKLHSVTRPLAMKKDTIQKRKRKPKGTKSEKSKKMKMALNANLEGGAGGGAGSAGSGSHNVGGMGLDVNEDMKPYMPYTTTTSQQQQQQSQQQQQQQHHQQQLIADQQQHSSAASSPHSMASSSLSPSATSHSQSQSHSHHQQQQQHQLCSGLDMSPTSPYQMSPINMQQQQHSSHQQQQQSCSMQQHSPSTPTSSTASIYNTPSPTHQHHQHNIHNNNNNSTLFNNNNNNNHNNNISNENNTKIIQKYLQSQPLNGSNNSNSNSGSTDLLAHLMPNSITAAALAAAAAAQTTIKPEVTSSATATITASTPTTASSTLSSLSLSNSNSNIISLQNPYQQLGLGQQAMALSKQGGRSASPPYYLTEEEQHIKLEQMEHQHHQEQPHSHTLQQHHHQGELMLSRSGSLDEHYELAAFQRQQQELHLQQSLLHEQQVAVASYAMQAKQLQELERKYGVDRETVVKME; this is encoded by the exons atgtttttctctAATTACAATAATATGTATTTGAAGAACTATTGCTATAG TTCCGTGTATGCGGGACCCCTGCTTACCCAAGCGGCAAATGGCATGCAGTACGGAATGCAGTCTCCAAACCACGCCCATgcgcatctgcagcagcagcagcatccccatcagcagcagcatcattcccaccagcagcagcacaatcctcaacagcaacagcagcagcagcagcagctccatcagCATCACAAttctagcagcagcagcccaggaCCAGTGGGCCTGGCCACTGGAACGACTGTCAATGGCAGTGGGCTCCTGGACGATGGCTATGGCTCgccaaagagcagccacagcggcggcggaggaggaggtggaagcGTCGGCGGTGGCACATTGCCCGCCTTCCAGCGCATTGCATCGGCGAGCAGCggctgggcagcagctgggagTTTGCGTGCAGCAGGAGCGCgtgatgttgctgccgcaACTGGTTGCTGTGCGTCGTCTGGCGGCTCCAATGGCTCCTCGGTGGTCAGTGGAGCTGAACGATCCGCTGGCTACGCATCGCTGGTCAATTATCGCACTCAG AACGATGCCTGGCCGGGTCATTACGAGCCAATCAGTTACGCTGCAGCCACCGCATCCGGTGTCCAGACGCAGCTCGGCAGCGGCCTTGGTGGGGCCGGCGTAGTCACGAATGTGATCCGCAACGGCCGAGAGATCTTTGcggcaaatgcagcagcagcagcggccgtaGATGGCGCCGCAGGACGAGTGGATCCAGGATCCTACCTAACAGCATCAGCCTCGCTGTCAGCAC TGGCCGCTGAATCAGGCGGGGATTTCTATAAGAGCTACCAATTTAATGTGAACGCCAGCCGTAGTAAGGCCAACACTCCAACAGCCattgctactgctgttgcaactgcgGGTGGTGCAACGGCAAACCCGACAGCGACAGCTTCGACGGCAgcggcaaatgcaacagcGACGCTTGAAGAGCATGTTAGTCGCGCCAATTCGAGACGCTTG AGTGCCTCGAAGCGCGCTGGTCTGTCGTGCAGCAATTGCCTAACCACCTATACATCGTTGTGGCGCCGCAATCCTGCGGGAGAGCCTGTGTGCAATGCCTGTGGGTTGTACTTTAAGTTGCACAGCGTCACACGTCCTCTGGCCATGAAAAAGGATACCATTCAG AAACGAAAGCGCAAACCCAAGGGAACAAAGAGTGAAAAGtccaagaaaatgaaaatggcactGAATGCCAATCTAGAGGGCGGTGCAGGCGGTGGTGCCGGCTCAGCTGGCTCTGGTTCCCACAATGTGGGTGGCATGGGCTTAGATGTGAATGAAG ATATGAAACCATACATGCCATACACCACAACCACatcgcaacagcagcagcagcaatcacagcagcagcagcaacagcagcatcatcagcagcaactcATTGCTGATCAACAGCAGCATTCATCGGCTGCCAGTTCGCCCCATAGCATGGCCTCCTCCTCATTGTCCCCCTCAGCCACATCACattcgcagtcgcagtcgcattcgcatcatcaacagcagcagcaacatcagctgTGCTCTGGCCTGGACATGTCGCCCACGTCGCCCTATCAAATGTCACCCATcaatatgcagcagcagcaacattcatcccatcagcagcaacagcaatcctgcagcatgcagcagcattcgCCCAGCACTCCCACCTCAAGCACGGCCTCCATTTACAACACACCATCACCCAcccatcaacatcatcaacatAATAtccacaataacaacaacaatagcacattgttcaacaacaacaacaacaacaaccacaacaacaatattaGCAATGAGAATAACACGAAAATTATACAGAAATATCTGCAATCTCAACCATTGAAcgggagcaacaacagcaacagcaacagcgggaGCACGGATCTATTGGCGCACCTAATGCCGAACTCCATTACGGCGGcagcactagcagcagcagcagcagcacagacaaCGATCAAGCCAGAAGTCACATcgtcagccacagccacaatcaCGGCATCAACACCGACCACGGCATCGAGCACATTATCCTCACTGAgcctcagcaacagcaacagcaacattatCAGTCTGCAAAATCCCTATCAACAGCTGGGGCTTGGGCAGCAGGCGATGGCATTGTCTAAGCAGGGCGGACGCAGTGCTTCCCCGCCCTACTATCtcacggaggaggagcagcacatAAAACTCGAGCAGATGgaacatcagcatcatcaggAGCAGCCCCACTCGCACACCcttcagcagcatcatcatcagggaGAGCTAATGCTCAGCCGATCGGGCTCGCTGGACGAGCACTACGAACTGGCGGCCttccagcggcagcaacaggagctTCATCTCCAACAGAGTTTGCTCCACGAGCAGCAAGTCGCTGTGGCCAGCTATGCCATGcaggccaagcagctgcaggagctggagcgtAAGTACGGTGTGGATCGGGAGACTGTCGTGAAGATGGAGTAG
- the LOC117898519 gene encoding LOW QUALITY PROTEIN: box A-binding factor (The sequence of the model RefSeq protein was modified relative to this genomic sequence to represent the inferred CDS: inserted 2 bases in 1 codon): MVCKIISSSVKMQLKMETQTTQQQQQQQQQLQQQQQXKQQQVLTKQQIQLLDKIKLEASNGAEQLSQQTASALEEQQEQQSQQQQQQQQQQPATAVGVVVQSSQGGGGVSSDPEEQYVVVPRIQQRRILTTAGTLELNEAREGEPSSGSSGSASEGHIEYQRSSHHSPAAAHATHYVQMAPRNAEVPEVPPGAPPGTLYAYSSGQIICSSEDVAAIKIETIEKGEVPVEAQQQSQQQQQQQQQLQHQQQQQQQQQQCPTPNGATYAETIVISREAEALQHHHQQHQQQQQQQQQQQQQQQHPTSAVHIASSSHGGTVRFVSEDGRFSSAVPEAAGSTLYYDVPVVDASVHANESKTYADLGNAYAFPSSASFTSNSYAATLQQTNTIYTMPGGQFLTKSEAGLNSLRQTGPTTFLNPFPDGSQAIDLWTSPAPPEYQNAPFTNFHPQVMDEYASSNMTTTHWSPAGSIGQYDASLVTASATSSPNHDLKCENCHSPFVRKGSDFFCPNCTGFMRMAPRMPQRQAKPKTAAAPNNRRNGVTCANCQTNSTTLWRRNNEGNPVCNACGLYFKLHNMNRPLSMKKEGIQKRKRKPKNNGGAPMHRGAPLPSMSQGVNLMVNSSTPLYPSQVPVNMLNSQQNASPELHDMSTTGPAGGGGSRVVAIQVNASGAPPSSDGTLNMSARHHVTGESHSPYSQQTTPSQSQSPHLPSPVSLNRQIVQPVPAIESGRSSNNNSELPPSVITRTGLPERSSNN, translated from the exons ATGGTCTGCAAAATTATCTCATCGAGTGTCAAGATGCAGCTGAAG ATGGAAACGCAgacaacacagcagcaacagcagcagcagcaacaattgcaacagcaacagca caaacaacagcaagtcCTGACCAAGCAGCAGATCCAATTGCTGGACAAGATCAAGCTAGAGGCAAGCAATGGAGCCGAGCAGCTGagccagcagacagccagcGCCCTGgaggagcaacaggagcagcaatcccagcagcagcaacagcagcagcagcagcaacctgcCACAGCCGTGGGTGTTGTGGTGCAGTCGAGtcagggaggaggaggagtcagCAGTGATCCGGAGGAGCAGTACGTGGTGGTGCCACGCATACAGCAGCGACGCATCCTCACCACAGCGGGAACATT AGAACTAAACGAAGCTCGGGAGGGAGAGCCCAGCAGTGGGAGCTCTGGTTCCGCCTCCGAGGGCCACATCGAGTACCAGCGCAGCTCCCATCACTCCCCGGCAGCTGCACACGCGACCCACTACGTCCAGATGGCGCCGCGCAATGCAGAGGTGCCAGAGGTGCCGCCAGGTGCGCCACCGGGCACCCTCTACGCCTATTCCTCGGGCCAGATCATCTGCAGCAGCGAGGATGTGGCGGCCATCAAGATAGAGACCATCGAGAAGGGTGAAGTGCCAGTGGAAGCGCAGCAgcaatcccagcagcagcaacaacagcagcaacaattgcagcatcagcagcagcagcagcaacagcagcagcagtgccccACACCCAATGGCGCCACCTATGCGGAGACGATTGTCATCAGTCgtgaggcagaggcactgcagcatcaccaccagcaacatcagcagcagcagcagcagcagcagcaacagcagcagcagcagcaacatccaaCGTCAGCGGTGCACATCGCCAGTAGCTCCCATGGCGGCACCGTGCGATTCGTGTCCGAGGATGGACGCTTCAGCAGCGCCGTTCCGGAAGCGGCTGGCTCCACTCTGTACTACGATGTGCCCGTGGTGGATGCCAGTGTCCATGCCAACGAGTCCAAGACATATGCGGATCTGGGCAACGCCTACGCATTCCCTTCGAGCGCCAGCTTCACGAGCAACAGCTACGCAGCCACGCTGCAGCAGACGAACACGATCTACACGATGCCCGGCGGGCAGTTCCTGACCAAGTCCGAGGCGGGACTGAATTCCCTACGTCAGACGGGACCAACGACCTTTCTGAATCCCTTTCCCGATGGCAGCCAAGCCATCGATCTGTGGACATCGCCCGCACCGCCAGAGTATCAGAATGCACCATTT ACCAACTTCCATCCACAGGTGATGGATGAGTATGCCTCGAGTAATATGACCACCACCCATTGGTCACCCGCCGGCAGCATTGGGCAGTACGATGCCAGCCTGGTCACAGCCTCCGCCACATCCTCCCCGAATCACGATCTTAAGTGCGAGAACTGCCACTCGCCGTTCGTGCGCAAGGGCTCGGATTTCTTCTGCCCCAACTGCACGGGTTTCATGCGCATGGCGCCGCGCATGCCCCAGCGACAGGCGAAGCCGAAGACCGCCGCTGCACCCAACAATCGTCGCAATGGCGTCACCTGCGCCAACTGCCAGACCAACTCCACGACGCTGTGGCGGCGCAACAATGAGGGGAATCCCGTGTGCAATGCCTGCGGACTGTACTTTAAGCTGCACAACATGAACCGTCCGCTGTCCATGAAGAAGGAGGGCATCCAGAAGCGGAAGCGCAAGCCAAAGAACAATGGAGGAGCGCCCATGCACCGTGGGGCACCGCTGCCAA GCATGTCCCAAGGTGTCAATCTGATGGTGAACAGCAGCACTCCGCTGTACCCTTCACAGGTGCCCGTGAATATGCTGAATAGCCAGCAGAATGCCAGTCCCGAGCTGCACGACATGTCCACGACAGGACCTGCGGGCGGTGGCGGCTCCCGTGTGGTGGCCATCCAGGTGAATGCCTCGGGTGCACCGCCCAGCTCCGATGGCACGCTGAACATGTCCGCGCGCCACCATGTCACGGGTGAGAGCCACTCGCCGTACAGCCAACAGACGACGCCCTCGCAGAGTCAGTCGCCGCATTTGCCCAGCCCCGTCAGCCTGAATCGCCAGATAGTACAGCC AGTTCCTGCCATTGAGAGCGGTCGCAGTtcgaacaacaacagcgaactCCCGCCGAGCGTCATAACGCGCACTGGACTGCCGGAGCGATCATCGAATAACTAA
- the LOC117898514 gene encoding box A-binding factor isoform X7 produces the protein MCGTVWSSICSVYAGPLLTQAANGMQYGMQSPNHAHAHLQQQQHPHQQQHHSHQQQHNPQQQQQQQQQLHQHHNSSSSSPGPVGLATGTTVNGSGLLDDGYGSPKSSHSGGGGGGGSVGGGTLPAFQRIASASSGWAAAGSLRAAGARDVAAATGCCASSGGSNGSSVVSGAERSAGYASLVNYRTQNDAWPGHYEPISYAAATASGVQTQLGSGLGGAGVVTNVIRNGREIFAANAAAAAAVDGAAGRVDPGSYLTASASLSALAAESGGDFYKSYQFNVNASRSKANTPTAIATAVATAGGATANPTATASTAAANATATLEEHVSRANSRRLSASKRAGLSCSNCLTTYTSLWRRNPAGEPVCNACGLYFKLHSVTRPLAMKKDTIQKRKRKPKGTKSEKSKKMKMALNANLEGGAGGGAGSAGSGSHNVGGMGLDVNEDMKPYMPYTTTTSQQQQQQSQQQQQQQHHQQQLIADQQQHSSAASSPHSMASSSLSPSATSHSQSQSHSHHQQQQQHQLCSGLDMSPTSPYQMSPINMQQQQHSSHQQQQQSCSMQQHSPSTPTSSTASIYNTPSPTHQHHQHNIHNNNNNSTLFNNNNNNNHNNNISNENNTKIIQKYLQSQPLNGSNNSNSNSGSTDLLAHLMPNSITAAALAAAAAAQTTIKPEVTSSATATITASTPTTASSTLSSLSLSNSNSNIISLQNPYQQLGLGQQAMALSKQGGRSASPPYYLTEEEQHIKLEQMEHQHHQEQPHSHTLQQHHHQGELMLSRSGSLDEHYELAAFQRQQQELHLQQSLLHEQQVAVASYAMQAKQLQELERKYGVDRETVVKME, from the exons TTCCGTGTATGCGGGACCCCTGCTTACCCAAGCGGCAAATGGCATGCAGTACGGAATGCAGTCTCCAAACCACGCCCATgcgcatctgcagcagcagcagcatccccatcagcagcagcatcattcccaccagcagcagcacaatcctcaacagcaacagcagcagcagcagcagctccatcagCATCACAAttctagcagcagcagcccaggaCCAGTGGGCCTGGCCACTGGAACGACTGTCAATGGCAGTGGGCTCCTGGACGATGGCTATGGCTCgccaaagagcagccacagcggcggcggaggaggaggtggaagcGTCGGCGGTGGCACATTGCCCGCCTTCCAGCGCATTGCATCGGCGAGCAGCggctgggcagcagctgggagTTTGCGTGCAGCAGGAGCGCgtgatgttgctgccgcaACTGGTTGCTGTGCGTCGTCTGGCGGCTCCAATGGCTCCTCGGTGGTCAGTGGAGCTGAACGATCCGCTGGCTACGCATCGCTGGTCAATTATCGCACTCAG AACGATGCCTGGCCGGGTCATTACGAGCCAATCAGTTACGCTGCAGCCACCGCATCCGGTGTCCAGACGCAGCTCGGCAGCGGCCTTGGTGGGGCCGGCGTAGTCACGAATGTGATCCGCAACGGCCGAGAGATCTTTGcggcaaatgcagcagcagcagcggccgtaGATGGCGCCGCAGGACGAGTGGATCCAGGATCCTACCTAACAGCATCAGCCTCGCTGTCAGCAC TGGCCGCTGAATCAGGCGGGGATTTCTATAAGAGCTACCAATTTAATGTGAACGCCAGCCGTAGTAAGGCCAACACTCCAACAGCCattgctactgctgttgcaactgcgGGTGGTGCAACGGCAAACCCGACAGCGACAGCTTCGACGGCAgcggcaaatgcaacagcGACGCTTGAAGAGCATGTTAGTCGCGCCAATTCGAGACGCTTG AGTGCCTCGAAGCGCGCTGGTCTGTCGTGCAGCAATTGCCTAACCACCTATACATCGTTGTGGCGCCGCAATCCTGCGGGAGAGCCTGTGTGCAATGCCTGTGGGTTGTACTTTAAGTTGCACAGCGTCACACGTCCTCTGGCCATGAAAAAGGATACCATTCAG AAACGAAAGCGCAAACCCAAGGGAACAAAGAGTGAAAAGtccaagaaaatgaaaatggcactGAATGCCAATCTAGAGGGCGGTGCAGGCGGTGGTGCCGGCTCAGCTGGCTCTGGTTCCCACAATGTGGGTGGCATGGGCTTAGATGTGAATGAAG ATATGAAACCATACATGCCATACACCACAACCACatcgcaacagcagcagcagcaatcacagcagcagcagcaacagcagcatcatcagcagcaactcATTGCTGATCAACAGCAGCATTCATCGGCTGCCAGTTCGCCCCATAGCATGGCCTCCTCCTCATTGTCCCCCTCAGCCACATCACattcgcagtcgcagtcgcattcgcatcatcaacagcagcagcaacatcagctgTGCTCTGGCCTGGACATGTCGCCCACGTCGCCCTATCAAATGTCACCCATcaatatgcagcagcagcaacattcatcccatcagcagcaacagcaatcctgcagcatgcagcagcattcgCCCAGCACTCCCACCTCAAGCACGGCCTCCATTTACAACACACCATCACCCAcccatcaacatcatcaacatAATAtccacaataacaacaacaatagcacattgttcaacaacaacaacaacaacaaccacaacaacaatattaGCAATGAGAATAACACGAAAATTATACAGAAATATCTGCAATCTCAACCATTGAAcgggagcaacaacagcaacagcaacagcgggaGCACGGATCTATTGGCGCACCTAATGCCGAACTCCATTACGGCGGcagcactagcagcagcagcagcagcacagacaaCGATCAAGCCAGAAGTCACATcgtcagccacagccacaatcaCGGCATCAACACCGACCACGGCATCGAGCACATTATCCTCACTGAgcctcagcaacagcaacagcaacattatCAGTCTGCAAAATCCCTATCAACAGCTGGGGCTTGGGCAGCAGGCGATGGCATTGTCTAAGCAGGGCGGACGCAGTGCTTCCCCGCCCTACTATCtcacggaggaggagcagcacatAAAACTCGAGCAGATGgaacatcagcatcatcaggAGCAGCCCCACTCGCACACCcttcagcagcatcatcatcagggaGAGCTAATGCTCAGCCGATCGGGCTCGCTGGACGAGCACTACGAACTGGCGGCCttccagcggcagcaacaggagctTCATCTCCAACAGAGTTTGCTCCACGAGCAGCAAGTCGCTGTGGCCAGCTATGCCATGcaggccaagcagctgcaggagctggagcgtAAGTACGGTGTGGATCGGGAGACTGTCGTGAAGATGGAGTAG